The genome window CCTGAAGATGTCGATGCTGCTGATCACCCACGACTTCGGGGTGGTCGCCAACATGGCCGACGAGGTGGTGGTCGTCTATCACGGACGGGTGATGGAGCAGGGCAGTGCCGCCGAACTTTTCGGCAATCCGCAGCACGCCTATCTCAAGGCACTCCTCAACGCGGTGCCACGCTTCGGCATGGAAGCGGGGGAGCGTCTTGTTCCCATTCGTCCCATCAAACCGCATGCGGAAGGCTTTCTGAAAAGCGGACGCACCCGCGCGGCCACGCCGGGCACCCCGCTGGCCACTCTCTCGGGCGTGACAAAACGCTTCGTGACCCGCAAGAGCGGCTTTTTCGGCGGAAAGTCCCATGCGCTGCTCGCGCTCGACGACATTAATCTGACCGTCAATCGCGGAGAATGCCTGGGGCTCGTTGGCGAATCCGGGTCCGGAAAGACCACGACGGCAAAGGCGATCCTGCGTGCGCTCGAGATCGATGAGGGCGAGATCAGCTACGATGCCGGCTCCGGGCCGGTGGACGTCGCCAGGCTTTCCGGGGCGGGTCTGCTCGACTACCGAAAGCGGGTCCAGCTGATTTTCCAGGACCCGTTTTCCTCGCTAAACCCGCGCATGACGGTGAACGACCTCCTCTCCGAGCCGCTGGTGATCCACAAGGTGGGCACACCGGCCGAGCGGGCCGAACGCGTCCGCGAACTGATGCGGCTGGTCGGCCTCGACGCCCGGTTCCTGCGCCGCTATCCGCATTCCTTTTCCGGCGGGCAGCGTCAGCGCATCGGCATTGCGCGTGCGCTTGCGCTCAATCCCGAGTTCATCCTTTGCGATGAGCCGACCTCCGCGCTGGACGTATCGGTCCAGGCGCAGATACTCAATCTGCTGAAGGATCTGAAACGTGAGCTAGGTCTGACCTACCTTTTCGTCAGCCACAACCTGGCCGTCGTGGACTATATCGCCGACCGCATCGCTGTCATGTGCCGCGGCCGGGTCGTCGAGGTCGCACCGACCCGCGAGCTGATCGAAAATCCGATGCATCCCTATACGCGCGCGCTGCTCGATTCCGTTCCCGAACCGGATCTGAATGCACCGCTCGATTTCGCCAAACTCGACGCCGGCCGCGCGTCGGAACCCGATGCCTGGCCGCATCCCTATCGACTGGCCGACGGCGTGACGCCGACGCTTGTCGAAATGGAGCCGGGTCATTTTGTCTGTGCTCCCGGCCTTGCGGGCCGCGCACCCCTTTCATCCGTCAAGGAGGCTGCACTATGAGCCTGGGCTTGAGGCTTTCCTCGACCGTCCTGTCAATCGCACTGTTGACGCTTGCCGCGTTCGCCACACCCGTTTCGGCGCTCGAGCTCAAGGAAACGCCGGGGCTTTCGGAGCGCGTTGGCAAGGATCTTCCGCCGGTGGCCGAGCGCGTACCGGCGGAGCCGCTGGTCGTCGACCTGGAAGCTTCCGGCCGGGAAATCGGCACGTCCGGCGGCGAAATAAACACCCTGATCGGGCGCTCCAAGGACGTGCGGCTGATCAACGTGTGGGGCTATGCCCGTCTCGTCGGGTACAATGAGAGCCTCGATCTGGTGCCGGATCTTCTCAAGGACCTGGTCTCCGAAGACGACCGCCGTTTTACGCTGCATCTGCGCGAAGGACACAAATGGTCGGATGGCACACCCTTCACCAGCGAGGATATCCGGTTCTGGTATGAGGATATCGCGCTGAACGAGAAGCTTCAGCCGGCGGGACTGCCCGCGTTCATGCTGGCCGATGACAAACCGCCCGTCTTTGAGGTGATCGACGAGACGACTGTGCGGTTTTCCTGGGATGCGCCCAACCCGTTGTTTGCGCCCGAGATGGCGAAATCGCGCCCGCCGTTCATCTACCGGCCCGCGCATTACCTGAAGCAGTTTCATGCCAAATATGGCGACATGGACGAGATCGCCCAGCTTGCGGCGGAACGCAAACTGCGCAACTGGGCCTCTTTGTTCAACAAGATGGACGACATGTACAATGCGCGAAATCCGGATCTTCCGAGCCTGCAGCCGTGGCTGCGGGTGAAGGATGACGGGGAGCGGCGCTTCGTTCTGGAACGGAATCCCTATTACCATCGCGTGGATACGGTCGGAAACCAGCTTCCCTACATCGACCGGGTGATCATGACCGTCGCCGACGGCAAGATCATCCCTGCCAAGACCCAGGCGGGGGAGGTTGATCTTCAGGCCCGCAACATCGGCTTTTCCGACATTACGATCCTGAAGCAGGGCGAGAGGTCGGGGAAATTCAAGACCTACCTTTGGCCGATTTCCAAGGGATCGGAAATCTCGATCCTGCCCAACCTGACCGTTGCCGACCCGGTCTGGCGCAAGGTTTTGCGCGACACCCGCTTTCGCCGGGCGTTGTCTTTGGGAATCGACCGCGATCTGATCAACAAGGTGCTTTATCTCGGCTTCGGCAAGCCCGGGAACGATACGGTCCTGTCGAAGAGCCCGCTCTTCAAGGAGCATTACCGGGAGGCCTACGCCTCTTACGATCCGGATCAGGCCAATGCGCTGCTCGACGAGATGGGGCTGACCGAGCGCCGCAGCGACGGCACAAGGCTTCTGCCGGACGGGCGGCCGCTGGAGATCATCATCGAGGCGTCGGGCGAAAGCCAGGAACAGCTCGATGCGCTGGAACTCGTCGGCGAGACCTGGAGAGACATCGGCGTACGTCTCTTTCCCAAGCCGAGCCAGCGGGACATCATGCGCGAGCGCGCGCTTTCGGGTCTTCTGGTGATGTCGGTCTGGTCGGGCTTTGAAAACGGCATCCCCACGTCCGAAATGCCGCCGGAGGATTTTGTGCCCGTGCGGGGTGATTTCCTTTCCTGGGCCCGATGGGGCGACTATTACGAAACCGACGGTCGCACGGGCGAAAAGCCCGACTGGGCACCGGCTGTGCGGCTGACCGAGCTCTACGACGAGTGGCTGATCTCCACTTCCAAGGCAGAGCGGGTCCGCATCTGGCACGAGATTCTGGAGATCCATGCGCAGGAAACCATCCATATAGGGCTGATCTCCGAGGTGCGTCAGCCGGTTGTCGTGAAGAATCTGGGAAATGTGCCCGAGGAAGGCATTTACGGCTGGGATCCCGGCGCGCATTTCGGCATTCACCGCATGGATGAGTTCTTCATGAAATGACGGGTTTGAAACGCAATATGACGATGTCGCTGCAGGAGGCTGCCTGATGGCATTTTACGTGCTGCGCCGGATCCTGACGATGATCCCGACGCTGCTGGTCATCTCGTTGCTGACATTCATCATCATCGAGTTGCCCGCGGGCGATTACATTTCCAATCAGATTGCAGCCCTGAAGGCTGCCGGAGAGAGCGCGTCGATCGCCAAGCTGGAATTCATGCGCGCCGAATTTGCGCTCGACCGCCCCTTTCTGGAGCGCTATCTCATCTGGGTTGGACTGTGGCCGGGGCCGCACGGCTTCGATGGTTTGCTGCAGGGCAACTGGGGCTGGTCGTTCGAATACGACAAGCCGGTCGCCGAGGTTGTCGGGCCGACGCTGCCGCTCACCATCGTGCTCAACATGGCGACGATCCTCTTCGTTTATGTCGTGTCCTTCCCGATCGGCATCTACTCGGCGACGCGGCAATATTCCTGGGGCGACTACGGCTTCACGCTGGTGGGCTACATCGGCCTTGCCACACCGAATTTCCTGCTCGGCTTGATCCTGCTGTATTTCTCAAACCGCTGGTTCGGACTGTCGATCGGCGGCCTTATGGATCCGCAATACATCGGCGAACCCTGGAGCTTCGCCAAGGCGTTGTCGATCCTTGCGCACCTGATCGTGCCGACGGTCGTGATCGGAACGGCCGGCACCGCCGCGATGATCCGGCGCCTCAGAGCCAATCTGCTGGATGAGTTGCACAAGCAATACGTCACGACAGCCCGCGCCAAGGGCATGCGCGAGGCCCGCCTTTTGTTGAAATATCCGCTGCGCATGGCGCTCAATCCCTTCATCGCCGACATCGGCAACCTGATTCCCTCTCTGGTGTCGGGATCGGTGATCGTGTCGGTGGTGCTCAACCTTCCGACGGTCGGGCCGATCCTGCTCAACGCCCTGCAATCGCAGGATCAGTTCCTGTCCGGCTTCGTGCTCCTCTTCGTGGCGATCCTGACGCTGTTTGGCATGCTCGTCTCCGACCTGTTGCTCGCCGTGCTCGACCCGCGCATTCGCCTGGGCGGAAAGGCACCATCATGAGCGTGCAGGGCGGCGACCCCAAAGACCGGGAGCACTATGTCAATCCCGAGCCGTTCAATCCGACCGCAGCCGAGACACTGACGCCCGAGCAAGAGCGGTACTATCAGGCCTCGCAATGGAAGATCATGTGGTGGAAGTTCCGCCGCCACAAGCTGGCCGTGTGGTCGGGCGCGATCCTGATCCTGTTTTATCTCACTGTCCCCTTTGCCGAGCAGATCGCTCCCTATACGGCGAACGAACGCTCCAACGATCATCTCTATTCGCCGCCGCAATCGATCCACCTTTTCCACGACGGAAGCTTCGTCGGTCCGTTCGTCTACGGACTTGAGGCCAGCGTCGACCTGGAAACCGTGCGCTGGGTGTTCACGGAGGACCGCACCGACGTGCAGCCCATCCGCTTCTTCTGTTTTGGGTCCCAGTATGAGTTCTGGGGGCTTGTTTCCGGGAGTTTCCGGCTGTTCTGTCCGGCTGAGGGCGGGACGCTCTTCCTGCTTGGCACGGATAGGCTTGGCCGCGACGTGTTTTCCGGGCTCGTCTACGGTGCGCGCCTTTCGCTCACCGTCGGCCTTGTCGGCGTGACAATCTCCATCGTGCTCGGGCTGTTTTTCGGCGGGATCGCCGGGTTCTTTGGCGGCATCATTGACAGTCTCGTCCAGCGCGTGATCGAGATCCTGCGCTCGCTGCCGGAGCTTCCCTTGTGGATGGCTTTGTCCGCCGCCCTTCCGGTTACCTGGTCGCCCGTGTGGATCTATCTGGGCATTACCGTGATCCTGGGGCTTCTCGACTGGCCGGGGCTGGCGCGCGCGGTGCGCTCGAAGCTTCTGGCCCTGCGCGAGGAGGAATACGCGCGCGCCGCAACGCTCATGGGCGCGACGCCCTCGCGCGTGATCCGCAAGCATCTGCTGCCCGGGTTCACCAGCCACATCATCGCCTCCGCGTCGCTCTCGATCCCTGCAATGATCCTCGGTGAGACGGCGCTGTCTTATCTCAATCTCGGGCTGCGGCGCCCGGCGGTGTCCTGGGGCGTGTTGCTCAACGAGGCGCAGGATATTTCGGTCGTGGTGGTCTATCCGTGGCTGATGGCGCCCGTCGTCCCCATCATCATCGTCGTCCTCGCCTTTAATTTCCTCGGCGACGGTTTGCGTGATGCCGCCGACCCGTATAAGTGAGTCGGGAAGCGCGAACGCTTGCTGGCGAACCGGAGACGAGAATGGCGAAGAATGCATCGACTGCTGATGGCTGGGACGAGGAATATCGGGCCGGACGCTGGTCGTTCCTGCGCGACCTGCCCGAAAGCGGTCGCTATGGCATCATCGGCATGTGGTTGTCGCTGACACAGTCACTGGACAGCGTCCTTGACCTTGGCTGCGGCGAGGGGCTGCTCTACGAACGCCTGCAGCCTATGGGCATCAAGCGCTATGTCGGCGTCGATCTGGCGCCTGCCGCGCTCAACATCGCGAATGTCGATCCGGACCTCGCCTCCCTGCGCGCCGGCGATCTGCACACCTTCACGCCGGAGGAGGGCGAGACCTTCTCCGCCATCGTCTTCAACGAGGTGCTGCATTTCTCCGACGACCCGGCCGCCGCCGTTGCGCGCTATGTCCCGTTTCTGGCACCCGGCGGCGTGATCGCGGTGTCGATGTATTCGCCCAAGCGCCTGGAGTCGGGTGCCAACCGCCTGATCTCCCGCCTGTGGGAAGCAACCGACGGTCCCGAGTGGGATGTGCTCGACGATTACCGGCTGACCTCCGACAAGAAGAGCGTCACCTGGCGTTTGCGGCTGGTGAAGCCGGCATCCGCGGGCTGAGATCGCCGGCGCGGACAAAATGCGCGCCCCGGTGCGCCCGCAGGATATCGAAGGTCCGGTCCAGAAACTCGAAACACGCGTCGTTCTGCGCCAGGTGATGCGACAGGATGCCGAGCGGTTCGTCCACATTGGTGCGCCGCCGCGCCAACTGGTAGTCGAAGCGCAGCGCCGCCGACCGCCAGCCGATGAAGCGGCGCTCCTTCTTCCATTTGATCATGTCAATATGCGTCTGCAGATAGGGCAGGGCGCGCGGGTGAAACTGCGTGAAGGTCGATGAGGCAATCAGGCCCGCCTCGGGCACGCGGCGTGCGATCTGTGGTGCCAGCCGGTTCCAGGGTGGCACGAAAACCGGCACGAAGCGCGGGCCGAAGAGCGCCTTGAGCCGTGCGTTGCCGGTCTTCAGGTCCTTGATTGCCTGATCGGGGTCCCGGCGCGATCCGAACTCCGCAGCCTTCTCGCCCCTTGCCTTGTCCTGATGGTTCTTGTGCGCGAACCCGTGCTGGAGCACCGCAACGAAGGGCTCGGCCGCGATCCGCTCGGCAAGCGCTTCGGTCGAGCCCTTGGGAATCACCGCGAGCGACACCTCGATTTCATGAGTGTTGGCGATTGCGATCAGCCGGTCGAGTGCGGGCGTCGGTTCCACCGCGTCGTCGTCGCGCCACCAGATCGGCACGCTTAGCCCGCGCCCAGCGAACCAGTCGAGATGCGCCTCGATGAGGGCGCGGAACTCGGTGAAGCCGTCGTCGCTCATCGTTCGCGCTGCTCCAGGTCTTCGATCAGGATCTTGGCGCTGCGTTCCGCTCCGCCCGTTTGAACCGCGAAAGCACGTCTGGGCAATCCAAGCGCATCGTCCATCGCGGCAGCGAGGCTTTCCGGCGTCAAAGTCGCTTCCGGGGTAACGACCGCGCGTCCGTGGCGCTGCAGGGCCTCGGCACGCTGTTGCTGCTCGGATTCCTTGATCTGGGCGAAGGGAACGAAAACCGCCGGAATGCCGGCCTGCAGCACGTCGAGGACCGTGTTGTAGCCCGCCTGGCTGACGGAGAGTCGCGCCCGGGCAAGCAGCGAGGGGAAGTCCCGCCGCGCGCGTTCCAGAACAATGCCGGTGGGCGCCTTGTTCGAAAGGGCCTTAAAGGTGCCGTCGTCGATGTCGTGTCCGGCCAGCAGGCGCCAGATGCAGTCCCCGGCCCGCCGGGACAGCGAGCGCGCGTCGATGGCCGCCGCCAGAAGGCCGGCGCCAACGGCCCCGCCGCCGCAGGAGACGATCACCTCGTCCTCGCCGTCTCCTTGCGGAGCGTCAGGACGCCCGGTCGACGTGTCGACGAAGCCGGTGTAGCGCAAGAGCGGAGCAACGCGCTCGGTAAAGGGGAAACTGTCTTCAAGCCGGATGAATTCGGGGTCGGAATGCACGAGCACGCGGTCGTAGAAGGTTTCGGCGAGTTCGGCCATCTGCTCTTCCTTCCAGAGCTGTTGCTTGCGCACCAGGATGTCGCGGATCGAGGCCGCGATCAGCGGCGGCGTGTTTGCGGCGCGCGCGGTCGCGAGCAGCGGCTCCAGCTCAAACGCGAAGGGACGTCGCCCGAACGGCCAGGTTTCCGTCAAAAGCAGGTTGTGCGGCCGGGCGGTGAAGGCGCGCAGTGTCGCCTGGCGCCGGGCCGCCTTCCAGGCAGCGTCGATCTCCCGTCCTTCGGGCGTGAGGAACGTCTTGAACCGCGCATCGGCGGCGCGCACGGGCGGCAGCTCGACG of Stappia sp. ES.058 contains these proteins:
- a CDS encoding ABC transporter ATP-binding protein; its protein translation is MDVLTVDDLSVDFLTAEGRARAVNGVSFSVPENRTVALVGESGSGKTVVSQTIMGLLPEKAQITGGRVLFRDPASDGSPVDIATLNRKGSTLRAIRGNRIAIIFQEPMTSLSPLHTIGDQIGEAAQLHRGAGASEARELTREMLSLVRFPDPVRGLDAYPFELSGGLRQRAMIAMAMICHPALLIADEPTTALDVTIQAEILKLMKDVQETLKMSMLLITHDFGVVANMADEVVVVYHGRVMEQGSAAELFGNPQHAYLKALLNAVPRFGMEAGERLVPIRPIKPHAEGFLKSGRTRAATPGTPLATLSGVTKRFVTRKSGFFGGKSHALLALDDINLTVNRGECLGLVGESGSGKTTTAKAILRALEIDEGEISYDAGSGPVDVARLSGAGLLDYRKRVQLIFQDPFSSLNPRMTVNDLLSEPLVIHKVGTPAERAERVRELMRLVGLDARFLRRYPHSFSGGQRQRIGIARALALNPEFILCDEPTSALDVSVQAQILNLLKDLKRELGLTYLFVSHNLAVVDYIADRIAVMCRGRVVEVAPTRELIENPMHPYTRALLDSVPEPDLNAPLDFAKLDAGRASEPDAWPHPYRLADGVTPTLVEMEPGHFVCAPGLAGRAPLSSVKEAAL
- a CDS encoding ABC transporter substrate-binding protein, translated to MSLGLRLSSTVLSIALLTLAAFATPVSALELKETPGLSERVGKDLPPVAERVPAEPLVVDLEASGREIGTSGGEINTLIGRSKDVRLINVWGYARLVGYNESLDLVPDLLKDLVSEDDRRFTLHLREGHKWSDGTPFTSEDIRFWYEDIALNEKLQPAGLPAFMLADDKPPVFEVIDETTVRFSWDAPNPLFAPEMAKSRPPFIYRPAHYLKQFHAKYGDMDEIAQLAAERKLRNWASLFNKMDDMYNARNPDLPSLQPWLRVKDDGERRFVLERNPYYHRVDTVGNQLPYIDRVIMTVADGKIIPAKTQAGEVDLQARNIGFSDITILKQGERSGKFKTYLWPISKGSEISILPNLTVADPVWRKVLRDTRFRRALSLGIDRDLINKVLYLGFGKPGNDTVLSKSPLFKEHYREAYASYDPDQANALLDEMGLTERRSDGTRLLPDGRPLEIIIEASGESQEQLDALELVGETWRDIGVRLFPKPSQRDIMRERALSGLLVMSVWSGFENGIPTSEMPPEDFVPVRGDFLSWARWGDYYETDGRTGEKPDWAPAVRLTELYDEWLISTSKAERVRIWHEILEIHAQETIHIGLISEVRQPVVVKNLGNVPEEGIYGWDPGAHFGIHRMDEFFMK
- a CDS encoding ABC transporter permease; its protein translation is MAFYVLRRILTMIPTLLVISLLTFIIIELPAGDYISNQIAALKAAGESASIAKLEFMRAEFALDRPFLERYLIWVGLWPGPHGFDGLLQGNWGWSFEYDKPVAEVVGPTLPLTIVLNMATILFVYVVSFPIGIYSATRQYSWGDYGFTLVGYIGLATPNFLLGLILLYFSNRWFGLSIGGLMDPQYIGEPWSFAKALSILAHLIVPTVVIGTAGTAAMIRRLRANLLDELHKQYVTTARAKGMREARLLLKYPLRMALNPFIADIGNLIPSLVSGSVIVSVVLNLPTVGPILLNALQSQDQFLSGFVLLFVAILTLFGMLVSDLLLAVLDPRIRLGGKAPS
- a CDS encoding ABC transporter permease; amino-acid sequence: MSVQGGDPKDREHYVNPEPFNPTAAETLTPEQERYYQASQWKIMWWKFRRHKLAVWSGAILILFYLTVPFAEQIAPYTANERSNDHLYSPPQSIHLFHDGSFVGPFVYGLEASVDLETVRWVFTEDRTDVQPIRFFCFGSQYEFWGLVSGSFRLFCPAEGGTLFLLGTDRLGRDVFSGLVYGARLSLTVGLVGVTISIVLGLFFGGIAGFFGGIIDSLVQRVIEILRSLPELPLWMALSAALPVTWSPVWIYLGITVILGLLDWPGLARAVRSKLLALREEEYARAATLMGATPSRVIRKHLLPGFTSHIIASASLSIPAMILGETALSYLNLGLRRPAVSWGVLLNEAQDISVVVVYPWLMAPVVPIIIVVLAFNFLGDGLRDAADPYK
- a CDS encoding trans-aconitate 2-methyltransferase → MAKNASTADGWDEEYRAGRWSFLRDLPESGRYGIIGMWLSLTQSLDSVLDLGCGEGLLYERLQPMGIKRYVGVDLAPAALNIANVDPDLASLRAGDLHTFTPEEGETFSAIVFNEVLHFSDDPAAAVARYVPFLAPGGVIAVSMYSPKRLESGANRLISRLWEATDGPEWDVLDDYRLTSDKKSVTWRLRLVKPASAG
- a CDS encoding polysaccharide deacetylase family protein, producing the protein MSDDGFTEFRALIEAHLDWFAGRGLSVPIWWRDDDAVEPTPALDRLIAIANTHEIEVSLAVIPKGSTEALAERIAAEPFVAVLQHGFAHKNHQDKARGEKAAEFGSRRDPDQAIKDLKTGNARLKALFGPRFVPVFVPPWNRLAPQIARRVPEAGLIASSTFTQFHPRALPYLQTHIDMIKWKKERRFIGWRSAALRFDYQLARRRTNVDEPLGILSHHLAQNDACFEFLDRTFDILRAHRGAHFVRAGDLSPRMPASPAANAR
- a CDS encoding glycosyltransferase family protein, which gives rise to MTLSAFIHVQHLLGTGHVLRAAAIGRALAARGVSVTLATGNTLPPHADVDGLEIVELPPVRAADARFKTFLTPEGREIDAAWKAARRQATLRAFTARPHNLLLTETWPFGRRPFAFELEPLLATARAANTPPLIAASIRDILVRKQQLWKEEQMAELAETFYDRVLVHSDPEFIRLEDSFPFTERVAPLLRYTGFVDTSTGRPDAPQGDGEDEVIVSCGGGAVGAGLLAAAIDARSLSRRAGDCIWRLLAGHDIDDGTFKALSNKAPTGIVLERARRDFPSLLARARLSVSQAGYNTVLDVLQAGIPAVFVPFAQIKESEQQQRAEALQRHGRAVVTPEATLTPESLAAAMDDALGLPRRAFAVQTGGAERSAKILIEDLEQRER